One stretch of Candidatus Baltobacteraceae bacterium DNA includes these proteins:
- the mrdA gene encoding penicillin-binding protein 2: protein MIYRGISRMGGFFFIVTFAIAAIIGRLTYVQLIDGKVYAAAARANQVRLIPVAAPRGLILDRDDRIMVRSRPSFVVALIPSQVKDIKSTIADLSSTLQIPQSELLHRLYHHHDVNYENFAQVQTYEPYGPVILASDLHTSQMARLAERQPDLAGVDLEEQPVRNYPYGKMAADVFGYVGQISEEEYEKRKSEHYTPNDVVGKDGLEYTYDAYLKGTPGGQQVMVNAWGAVVGDEKFVKSKPGDVLVTTIDLRLQQIAQRALADGLKSWAKTRGVKRLSGALVILDPYSGGVLAMASLPTFDPNDFATPISSNEYAHYILDPLRPLYNRAIGAATPTGSTFKMVTGSGAISSGAIKPHQVLYDSGAWDCHGVHFVDLAAGGLGNAEFTEALAASSDGYFYQLGDRLGHARLRYYALQFGLGAISGIDLPGEYAGNWPTDEWTRKVYGVPLEPSDVCQLAIGQGAMQATPLQMANVTATVANGGTLYRPHVVQEIRTPTGSIVKRFDNQVIREVPVTKESLKEVRTGMDRVTSNIGTAYGLAIPGLPYGGKTGTVQTDGGNGPNTTWFVCFAPANHPKLAMAIFVERSGGYGANVAGPIAQKILAEYFRKKI from the coding sequence TTGATCTACCGCGGCATCTCGCGCATGGGCGGATTCTTCTTCATCGTGACGTTCGCGATCGCGGCGATCATCGGCCGCTTGACGTACGTGCAACTGATCGACGGCAAGGTCTACGCTGCCGCCGCGCGTGCGAACCAAGTCCGCTTGATTCCCGTAGCCGCGCCGCGTGGATTGATCTTGGACCGCGACGACCGGATCATGGTGCGCAGCCGTCCGTCGTTCGTGGTTGCGCTCATACCCTCACAGGTCAAAGACATCAAGTCGACGATCGCCGATCTTTCCTCGACGCTGCAAATTCCGCAAAGCGAGCTTTTGCATCGGCTCTATCATCATCACGACGTCAACTACGAAAATTTCGCACAAGTCCAAACATACGAACCGTATGGTCCCGTGATCCTGGCGAGCGATCTGCACACCTCACAAATGGCACGCCTCGCCGAGCGGCAGCCGGATCTTGCCGGCGTCGATCTCGAAGAGCAGCCTGTTCGCAATTACCCGTACGGCAAGATGGCCGCCGACGTGTTTGGTTACGTCGGTCAGATTTCCGAAGAAGAATACGAAAAACGCAAGAGCGAACACTACACGCCGAACGACGTCGTCGGCAAGGACGGACTCGAGTACACCTACGACGCGTATCTGAAGGGCACGCCGGGCGGCCAGCAAGTCATGGTCAATGCCTGGGGCGCAGTCGTAGGCGACGAAAAGTTCGTCAAATCCAAGCCGGGCGACGTCCTTGTAACGACGATCGATCTGCGTTTACAACAGATCGCGCAACGCGCGCTCGCCGACGGACTGAAGTCGTGGGCCAAGACGCGTGGCGTCAAACGGCTTTCCGGGGCACTCGTGATCCTCGACCCGTACAGCGGCGGCGTTCTTGCAATGGCTTCGCTGCCGACCTTCGATCCGAACGACTTCGCAACGCCGATCTCATCGAACGAGTACGCACACTACATCCTCGACCCGCTGCGCCCGCTTTACAACCGCGCCATCGGCGCCGCGACACCGACGGGGTCGACATTCAAGATGGTCACCGGCTCCGGCGCCATCTCGAGCGGCGCCATCAAACCGCACCAAGTGCTCTATGACTCGGGGGCCTGGGATTGCCACGGCGTGCATTTCGTCGATCTTGCCGCCGGCGGTCTCGGAAATGCGGAGTTTACGGAGGCGCTCGCGGCGTCGAGCGACGGCTACTTCTACCAGCTCGGCGACCGCCTCGGTCACGCGCGCCTGCGCTACTACGCGCTCCAGTTCGGACTCGGCGCCATCAGCGGTATCGACTTACCCGGCGAGTACGCGGGAAATTGGCCGACCGACGAATGGACGCGCAAGGTGTACGGCGTCCCGCTGGAGCCAAGCGATGTCTGCCAGCTGGCAATCGGACAGGGCGCGATGCAAGCCACGCCGCTGCAGATGGCCAACGTCACCGCGACCGTCGCCAACGGCGGGACGCTCTACCGCCCGCACGTCGTCCAAGAGATTCGCACGCCGACCGGTTCCATCGTCAAGCGCTTCGATAATCAGGTCATTCGCGAAGTTCCGGTCACCAAAGAATCGCTCAAAGAGGTGCGGACCGGAATGGACCGCGTCACGAGCAACATCGGGACGGCGTACGGACTCGCGATTCCCGGCCTGCCCTATGGCGGCAAGACCGGAACGGTTCAAACCGACGGCGGCAATGGACCGAACACGACGTGGTTCGTTTGCTTCGCGCCCGCGAACCATCCGAAGCTCGCAATGGCGATCTTCGTCGAGCGTTCCGGCGGCTACGGCGCGAACGTCGCGGGGCCGATCGCCCAAAAAATCCTCGCGGAATACTTCCGCAAGAAGATCTAG
- the trpS gene encoding tryptophan--tRNA ligase, which produces MSAISMRVMSGMRSTGRLHLGHLVGALTNWAQLSRTADAYFEIADLHAYTTLFQHPDEIRAAREDMVRDWIAAGVDPDKSTIYLQSGVPEISELHVLLSMVTPVSWLERTPTYKEQIEALGGDIATYGFLGYPLLQLCDIAIFRGEKVPVGRDQVAHLELAREIVRRFNRLYGDTLVEPQALLTEFPAVPGTDGRKMSKSYGNTIDIADDEETTTKKVRSMFTDPQKVRRNDPGRPEVCPVYALHQIVNEARTAWIAENCRSGALGCVDCKSELAEKLNAYLRPIRERRASIDDATIAKIIKEGTEKARIVASQTLADVQRAMKLL; this is translated from the coding sequence ATGAGCGCGATATCAATGAGGGTCATGTCAGGAATGCGCTCGACGGGCCGATTGCATCTCGGTCACTTAGTCGGAGCGCTTACGAATTGGGCGCAGCTGTCGCGAACCGCGGATGCGTATTTTGAGATCGCGGACTTGCACGCGTACACAACGCTTTTCCAGCATCCCGACGAGATTCGTGCGGCGCGCGAGGACATGGTGCGCGATTGGATCGCAGCCGGCGTCGATCCCGACAAATCGACGATCTATCTGCAGTCCGGCGTCCCCGAGATCAGCGAGCTGCACGTGCTGCTTTCAATGGTTACGCCGGTCTCGTGGCTCGAGCGAACGCCGACATATAAGGAACAGATCGAAGCTCTCGGCGGCGACATCGCAACCTATGGGTTCCTCGGTTATCCGCTCTTGCAACTGTGCGATATCGCCATCTTTCGCGGCGAAAAAGTTCCCGTCGGACGCGATCAAGTCGCGCATCTCGAGTTGGCACGCGAGATCGTGCGCCGTTTCAATCGCCTCTACGGCGATACGCTGGTCGAACCGCAAGCGCTCCTGACCGAGTTTCCGGCGGTCCCGGGTACGGACGGACGAAAGATGTCCAAGTCCTACGGCAACACGATCGACATCGCCGACGATGAAGAGACCACGACCAAAAAAGTCCGCTCGATGTTCACGGACCCGCAGAAAGTTCGCCGCAACGATCCCGGGCGGCCGGAAGTCTGTCCGGTTTACGCGTTACATCAAATCGTTAACGAAGCGCGCACGGCCTGGATCGCGGAAAATTGCCGCTCCGGTGCACTCGGGTGCGTCGATTGCAAGAGCGAGCTCGCCGAAAAGCTCAACGCGTACCTGCGGCCGATACGCGAACGGCGGGCCTCGATCGACGACGCGACGATCGCGAAGATCATCAAGGAAGGCACGGAAAAGGCGCGCATCGTCGCAAGCCAAACGCTTGCGGACGTGCAGCGCGCGATGAAGCTGCTCTAG
- the mreD gene encoding rod shape-determining protein MreD, with amino-acid sequence MLLSFRNSAAQAHAVRVPTHWRAAAIWLLAAGFFQATLVHYIAFRGVVPSLIFLVVATYALRAGAAGAIILGAAGGLLEDALCGNTGAAWTIATTISALAISGAARLTFAESPSIFAAMVVVAALVREGLYWAVLSLEGFQVGLGMHYTKIAIASALYTAVIAMIVIWARWRFVSR; translated from the coding sequence ATGTTGTTATCCTTCCGAAATAGCGCGGCGCAAGCACACGCCGTCCGCGTTCCGACGCACTGGCGTGCGGCCGCGATTTGGCTGCTGGCGGCCGGCTTTTTTCAAGCCACGCTGGTACACTACATCGCATTCCGGGGGGTCGTGCCCAGCCTGATCTTTTTGGTCGTGGCAACGTACGCGCTGCGTGCCGGAGCCGCCGGCGCAATCATTCTCGGCGCGGCCGGCGGATTGCTTGAAGACGCGCTGTGCGGAAACACCGGCGCGGCGTGGACGATTGCGACGACAATTTCGGCGCTCGCCATTTCGGGCGCGGCACGCTTGACGTTCGCGGAATCACCCTCGATATTCGCTGCGATGGTCGTCGTCGCGGCACTCGTTCGCGAAGGATTGTACTGGGCCGTGCTTTCACTCGAAGGTTTCCAAGTCGGCCTCGGCATGCACTACACGAAGATCGCGATCGCCTCAGCCCTCTACACCGCGGTCATCGCGATGATCGTCATATGGGCGCGCTGGCGTTTCGTGTCGCGGTGA
- a CDS encoding pyridoxal phosphate-dependent aminotransferase, protein MTTLAAYHAGLLCEAVDRLGSEAAFEVLARARELEAQGRSVVHLEIGEPDFDTPEHIKRAGIQAIEQNYSHYTPSAGIPELRDAIATFAAKLRGIEPWKRENVVVGPGAKPIIWNTLSALLDPGDEMVAADPSYPAYASCASYLQANLVPVKLLESKDWRLDLDELSAKVSNRTKVVVLNSPHNPTGGVLGLEDFQVVADLAQKWGFIVISDEIYCRTLYGGTFVSLAQLDGMRERSVIIDGFSKAYAMTGWRLGYGIMPEELARTVSLFNNNTFSCVATFVQRAGIAALGGPDEPVLEMTETFRKRRDEIIGGINSIPGLRCKSPEGAFYAFVNVQDITHDDRKLATFLLEEGGVAGLGGSCFGEGGRGYVRFSYANSIENIRIALDRIREALPKFNG, encoded by the coding sequence ATGACGACACTTGCTGCGTATCATGCCGGACTGCTGTGTGAAGCAGTCGATCGACTTGGAAGTGAAGCCGCGTTTGAAGTTCTCGCACGCGCGCGCGAGCTCGAAGCACAAGGACGCAGCGTCGTGCACCTCGAGATCGGCGAACCCGATTTCGACACACCGGAGCATATCAAGCGAGCCGGCATCCAAGCGATCGAACAAAACTATTCGCACTACACGCCGTCGGCCGGTATCCCCGAGCTGCGCGATGCGATCGCAACATTCGCTGCAAAGCTGCGCGGCATCGAGCCGTGGAAGCGCGAGAACGTCGTCGTTGGTCCCGGCGCAAAGCCGATCATTTGGAACACGCTCTCCGCGTTGCTCGATCCGGGCGACGAAATGGTGGCCGCCGATCCAAGTTATCCGGCGTACGCGTCATGCGCGTCCTATCTGCAGGCAAACCTCGTCCCGGTCAAGCTGCTCGAATCTAAAGATTGGCGGCTCGATCTCGACGAGCTTTCCGCAAAGGTGAGCAACCGGACCAAAGTCGTCGTGTTGAACTCACCGCACAATCCAACCGGCGGCGTCCTCGGTCTGGAAGATTTTCAAGTCGTCGCGGACCTCGCTCAGAAGTGGGGCTTCATCGTCATCTCCGATGAGATCTATTGCCGGACACTGTACGGCGGCACGTTTGTCTCGCTCGCGCAACTCGATGGGATGCGCGAACGCAGCGTGATCATCGACGGCTTCTCAAAAGCCTATGCGATGACGGGCTGGCGTCTCGGTTATGGAATCATGCCCGAAGAGCTTGCGCGCACGGTCTCGCTGTTCAACAACAACACGTTCTCATGCGTCGCCACGTTCGTGCAACGAGCCGGCATCGCGGCGCTGGGCGGACCCGACGAGCCGGTTCTCGAGATGACGGAGACGTTCCGAAAACGGCGCGACGAGATCATCGGCGGGATCAATTCGATTCCGGGCCTGCGCTGCAAATCACCCGAAGGCGCGTTCTACGCGTTCGTCAACGTGCAAGACATCACGCACGACGATCGTAAGCTTGCGACGTTCTTGCTCGAGGAAGGCGGCGTCGCGGGTCTGGGCGGTTCGTGCTTCGGTGAGGGAGGACGCGGTTACGTCCGCTTCTCCTATGCGAATTCGATCGAGAACATTCGCATCGCGCTCGACCGCATTCGCGAAGCACTCCCGAAATTTAACGGGTAG
- the mreC gene encoding rod shape-determining protein MreC, translating into MVSIFTYRDERKLFAVIGAIIAAGLIALVQLEFARQGRPSPLSNAITSTYAYLEFAVGASISGTRDAAGYVVALPQLERENAQLSTEADKLQTENATLRETLARVPSREAVQNAAALYPTGIPALVIGFDPENKSQVVTVNKGTRSGVMIDDGVVNVDGVVGRVIEADALSSKVLLITDYTSNLPAILQNGRWWGIATGTLTRVNLHYVSQDAHLHVGDSVVTGEGRSFHAGLLIGHVMTVTQMPAGALDQQAIVEPAVAFGRLAHVVILPK; encoded by the coding sequence GTGGTATCAATCTTTACGTATCGGGATGAGAGAAAGCTATTCGCCGTAATCGGCGCGATCATCGCCGCTGGTCTCATCGCACTCGTTCAACTCGAATTCGCTCGCCAAGGCCGCCCGAGCCCACTCAGTAACGCAATAACCTCGACGTACGCGTATCTCGAGTTTGCAGTGGGCGCCTCGATTTCGGGGACTCGCGACGCGGCCGGATACGTCGTTGCGTTGCCGCAGCTCGAACGCGAAAACGCGCAGCTAAGCACCGAGGCGGACAAGCTTCAAACCGAAAACGCGACGCTGCGAGAGACGCTTGCGCGCGTACCCTCACGTGAAGCCGTACAGAACGCGGCCGCACTCTACCCGACTGGCATCCCTGCGCTCGTGATCGGCTTCGATCCCGAAAACAAATCGCAAGTCGTTACGGTGAACAAAGGCACGCGTTCGGGCGTCATGATCGACGACGGGGTCGTGAACGTCGACGGCGTGGTCGGACGTGTGATCGAAGCCGACGCACTCAGCAGCAAGGTACTTCTGATCACCGACTACACGAGCAACTTGCCGGCGATTCTGCAAAACGGGCGCTGGTGGGGGATCGCAACCGGGACGCTGACTCGCGTGAACTTACACTACGTTTCGCAGGATGCGCATCTGCACGTCGGCGATTCCGTCGTCACCGGTGAAGGCCGTTCGTTTCACGCCGGTCTCTTGATCGGACACGTCATGACGGTCACACAGATGCCCGCCGGTGCGCTAGACCAGCAAGCGATCGTCGAGCCTGCGGTCGCCTTCGGACGTCTCGCTCATGTTGTTATCCTTCCGAAATAG
- a CDS encoding bifunctional hydroxymethylpyrimidine kinase/phosphomethylpyrimidine kinase — MGALTLASIGTTHPWNIAGIGLDARVAQRLETRHVMVIAGISAQGEGERRAEALDPAIIAAQIRATRAAKPDAYRVGALLSPESVQAVASELEDVSVPIVCDPVIASSEGLVFADDATLHALRKRLFPLCTLVTPNLAEASRLCGFPVNDRATMAGAAHTLVERDRAHAALVTGGHLEGDSSDVLYAGGTTSTFAGTQLPGGMRGTGCVLAAAIAIYLARGENTIDAITAARALVRDAIANSAQWNGERVWPW, encoded by the coding sequence GCTAACGCTCGCTTCGATCGGAACCACGCATCCGTGGAACATCGCGGGCATCGGTCTCGACGCGCGAGTAGCGCAGCGGCTCGAGACGCGTCACGTGATGGTCATTGCGGGCATCTCCGCTCAAGGAGAGGGCGAACGGCGAGCCGAGGCGCTCGATCCGGCAATTATCGCTGCGCAAATCCGCGCGACTCGAGCTGCGAAACCGGATGCGTACCGCGTCGGTGCGCTGCTTTCGCCGGAAAGCGTCCAGGCCGTTGCCTCGGAGCTCGAAGACGTGAGCGTTCCGATCGTTTGCGATCCGGTCATCGCCAGCAGCGAAGGTCTCGTCTTCGCCGATGATGCAACGCTCCACGCGCTGCGCAAGCGGCTTTTCCCGTTGTGCACGCTCGTCACGCCGAATCTCGCCGAGGCTTCGCGTCTGTGCGGCTTTCCGGTCAACGATCGCGCGACGATGGCCGGCGCGGCCCACACGCTGGTCGAACGCGATCGCGCGCACGCAGCGCTCGTTACCGGAGGTCATCTCGAGGGAGATTCGAGCGACGTCCTCTATGCAGGCGGCACGACGTCGACGTTTGCGGGGACGCAACTTCCCGGCGGAATGCGCGGCACAGGCTGCGTTCTCGCAGCTGCGATTGCGATCTATCTCGCGCGTGGTGAGAATACGATTGACGCGATCACGGCCGCGCGCGCACTCGTCCGAGATGCGATTGCGAATAGCGCGCAGTGGAACGGTGAACGGGTATGGCCGTGGTGA